The genomic interval ACAAATTGAAGCCACATTTGAGCATTTGAATGATACGATTAAAATAAAATATGATATAAATAAATTTAATTCCGGTTATGTAAATTTTGCTCTCGTTGAAAACTCCAGAGAAATTGAAGTAAAGAGTGGCGAAAATGCTGGAAAAAAAATTAAATGTATTAACATTGTGCGTGCTTTTAAACAAAAAAATAGCCTTGAAAAATCAGGGACAATTCTTTTTAAATGCCCTCCGGATATTGATCGAAATAACATGCACATCCTTGTTTATCTTCAGAATAAGGTTGATATGCGTGTCCGCGGTGCAACCCTTGCCAAACTGATTTAATTTTATATTTTTTTTACACTATAATCTTTTATCCTTATCTTACCCAATATTATCATACCTCTGGGATTAATCAAAATAAGTTGGAAAATATGAATTCTGAACACCGCAAAGTGAATCAGCATTTTATTCGTATGGCCGGAACATTTAGTATTATGGCTGGGATATTTGTCCTTGCTTCAATATTTTATGTTTTTGTTGTTCTGGGCAGTATGGGACTTGAGTTTTCAATGTTTGAAGACACAAAAGCCCTGCTTACATGGATAGATGCTAATAAATTGGCATACTCAATTTTGTGGGTTCATTATGCCATAATCGGGGTTCTGATGCTACCCGCTCCATTAGCTGCATCTCAAGTTTTTCGTCAGCATAGCAACAGATCTTCGTCAATGGCGACAGTTTCCTATCTTGTGGGACTATGTGGTTTTTATCTTTTGATTATCGCATCCATTGTTTTTTTTACTATTTCACCCATTACAGCAAAAGCATTTACGCTGGGAACAAATAATTCACTTTTACTACACGAAATTTTTGTTGCACTAGGAATGCAGTTTCGCCTTTTTGGGGAATTTATGATTGGTCTCTGGATTGCCGGAATTGGGATTCACCGGGTTAGAAAAAATAAGATTGATTCATTTGGATGGTATTGTGTTGTTTTTGCTGTAAGCTCAACAATTATTACAATTGCAAAATCATTTAATTTATTTGATTGGGAACCTCTTTTAGGGATGGCGCTGGCGTTTACATATATTTGGCTTGGCTGGATTATGCGTCAAAAATCGAAGTAAACCCTGGTAAAAAGGGGGAGAAGTCATTTTAATTACTTATGGTGAGCATGCCGAACTATTGCCAAATCCTTTTTTGGAAACTTGGCATTAATCTTAAAAGCCAACCTGTAATATACCATCTTTTTGAGATGTAGGCGATTTTCTTCTTATGTTCAATGGCTTTTATTATTTGTTTTGCAGCCCTTTTCATGGGAATTATCCAAAGCATTTCTTTGAACCCATCGAATGACGGGGTTTTTAAAAATCCCGGACAAATTTCCGTAACATATATTTTTTGTTTTTCCATTCTATTCCTCAATCCTTCAAGGTAGATTGATATAAAAGCCTTTGATGCATTAAAAGATGTGTGGCAAATACTACCAAAGAATTTATTTAACGAAGAAATGCCAACAATATGTCCGGATCCTGTTTTTAAAAAATAATGAGCGGCAAAATTTGCAATAGCTGTAAAACCTAA from Calditrichota bacterium carries:
- a CDS encoding SDR family NAD(P)-dependent oxidoreductase; this translates as MPQKKALIIGCTSGIGLELTYQMIEKGYIVGGTGKREDVLIELDKEFSGHFHWCVFNSQDINTIKPTLSHMIKKMHGMDICIIAAGTIGENHNLQWAIDEKTIRTNVLGFTAIANFAAHYFLKTGSGHIVGISSLNKFFGSICHTSFNASKAFISIYLEGLRNRMEKQKIYVTEICPGFLKTPSFDGFKEMLWIIPMKRAAKQIIKAIEHKKKIAYISKRWYITGWLLRLMPSFQKRIWQ